The Porites lutea chromosome 9, jaPorLute2.1, whole genome shotgun sequence sequence ATGTTCTCCACACCCCTCTCCGTACACCTCTTTCTTTACTCTCTGTTCTCACTCTCCctctttttgttcattttcatgACTAAGACTAATCATGGTCGTGGTTTTCACAATCAAAATGGTAGTTCACATCGCAATTTTGTAGAGTCGGAGGCATTATCTTTGATTTGCAACAGTTTTTAATTCTGAGGTTGTTAAATGGCTTGTGGTGAAGGTGGAATCCATGTTAGTTGACCATTTTAAGGTCATGTGATCACTTTACGCTTTTCAACCAGACTGATAAAGGCTGAGCAATTCACTTGAAgtatttcaggttaaatttaTAATGTTTCCAGTCAAATCCTTTTGAATTATGTAGTGGaatatgaaatgaaatttttggCTTAGTTTAGTGTGATTTTGTAAACAATAAATGTTGCCCTTTCCTTCTGCTCCCTCCAGTAGATTGGTCAGAGTTGAACATCACTGActtttctttatatttattgtctcaaaattaaaaaaaaaactatgctGAGCAGAAACGTTTTGACAAGAAATGCTTTTACTTTGCTTAAAGGTATTCCTCCTCACGTAGACACCCATTCAGCTTTTGAAGATGGGATTGCTTCAATTAGCCTTGGCTCACAGGTAATAATGTatttgttaattaattttttcccaTCTTTCTCTtcctttattcatttttgtGACTTTCTTAGGTGACAATGGAATTCCGTCATCCCGATGGTCGCCATGTACCAGTTATTTTACCTAGAAGAAGTTTGCTTGTGATGACAGGAGAAAGTCGGTACCTTTGGAGTCATGGGTAAGACATCAAGTTGTTTCACCCCAAGTTTGATGTGTCAATTCAGCTGGggtgtatttgtcatttttaagCCTAAAAAGGAATAAGTGTAAAAAGATAGTAACTGCTCATATGGAATCCAAGCATAATTAGAACAACATTTCTGATAAGTATGTTAAGTGTGTTGAAAATCATTATGTTATGGGGCAAATCAACTTAACTCCGGGCAAAACGCCATCTTGCGAATTGATTTTTGGGTGAAACGACCGCAATTCATTGGTAAGATAAAATCTCACCATTTAGCCCAGGGTATGTTGTTGGCAGTCAAAGTCCAATGTTCAACATTTTTGAAGGAAACAATTTGTTAAAGATTAAAAGGAACTTGGACACTATCAAAGTGGGAAATTTTTTGCTTTAGAAACTTTTGGAAACTCGTTTTTAGAACGGAAATTTCACTTTCAAACATTGCGGTAAATTTTGGACTTTCCAGATAAATTGTTCAAGATACCAGTCTGGATCactgaagtaatattattattgtattggCTCACAAAATGCATAAATTCTATACTGCTTTATGATAACTACGATATCGTCTACCTGCTACCCAAACAgggggttgtttttactctttatCCCCGATTTGTTAAATATTCAGGAGTTTTAAAAGTTCGTGCTTCGTAAGAATAGTTGTAGCGAAATCCGTCTTGTGTTTTTAGCCTCTTATAAGCTTGGACTGATGCACGTGATATTCTGTCTGTCCTATATTGcttagaataaaaaaaatgtatgacAAAGTGTCTCTTAAGATCTGACGTGATTTCATTTCAGTATAACGCCACGAAAACACGATATCATTTACGACACACAAAGCACATCGAGCAAGGGAGCTGATATCAGTGAAAACGTCAGGGATGTTTGCACCTCCAATGAAGGAGCCGAGACGGGAACAACCCTGTTTGAAAGAGAAACAAGGATATCCCTAACTTTGCGGAAGATTCGCCATACACCGTGTAACTGCTGCTTTCCGTCTCAGTGTGATTCGCAAACCGAGGATAAAAGTTCATCTCAGGTTCCTCCAGCGTCTGATGTTCCGAAGTCCGAAGTAGAAGCAGAAAATCTCGAGAAGCTTCATGTTCATGAAGTTTACGAGAAGATTGCACCGCATTTTAGCGGTACACGCCACAGCCCATGGCCGAGGGTAGCGGATTTTCTCCGACAGCAACCCGTGGGAAGTCTTGTGGCTGATGTCGGCTGCGGAAATGGAAAATATCTCGGGATAAATGATAACATATTCAAAACCGGCTCCGACAGAAGTTTTAACCTTGCTGCCATCTGTAGAGAGCGAGGATTTTCTGTGATTGTGTGCGACATCTTATCGTTGCCATACAGGTAGAGCAGGATTAGTTGAAGAGGATTAAGCGTCCCTGTAACGAGTCTTGAGCCACCCTTTAGGAAGTGGAGGAGTCGGATGAACCTCGTTACATGGAACACCTAAGGTTGCTAGACTAATTAGTTTCTATATGGCTAACGGCGAACATTAGCCTGCTTAGCCGGCGCTTGTTGTTAGTGTCTCCGTCGCGCCaagcgcttgctacgcaggctaggcgAATGTTGTCTGTTTGCAGTCTGCTGTGTCATTGtacccccacccaccccctccTGGATAGAATAGGAATGTGTTGGGAATTGAACAGAAAACACGTTACCGAGAGTGGACGGTGAATGCAGAGCTATTTGTATTTATTGGTCCCCTAGGCACGGCTAGGAGGCGGGCAAAGGAAGTCCATAACCCGTCACGGCGTTTTCGCAGACTAGttcaattttaaaaagaagGGGTAAGCTTCAAAAGAAACTACAGAGCTAAGTCGGTGGGCGAGTGATAATAATCCGATTTCATCAAATCAATGAGTTGATAAGGTCAATTTAACACCGTAAATAAATTCAAAGGCTGATGTTTTTAGCGTCAACCCATCGCGAATACAAAGAGCTCTGACGAAAAGCTAACTTTTAAGACGCCGGCTTTGGAATCTTTTCACAGTGTTAAAACCAACTCTAAGtttattttagtttgaattGTCAGCAAATTTACACTATCGCACAAGTCCCACAAACCAggcattaaaaggaaaaaaaaaaccggaaaatgttatttttgacTTGTTAATGACGTTCAGTTTCCTTTCTATTAAAATTATATTGTACTACGGATACGCACACGTACTGAGTAGAGCTTACATTTCCGCTGAAAGTACTCCAAAATATTCCCAAAAATAACTTAGTCCATgaatataaatattaataacaaaacagccaaGACAAAAGCGACTTGAGGTTTCCCGATATTTCGGACAAGCCGTCTTTCTTGAGGGAATTTAATGAAGAAACGGGAAGTTGCTAAGATTAGTATGGGAGCTTTATGCCCTAGATAATGAGCTCATGATGAAGTTGGGATGTTGCAAACCCTTTTTCTGTGTTAGGCTgatttatttgaattttttttttcaggtcaaACGCTTTTGATGTTTGTCTGTGTATCGCCGTGCTGCATCATCTCTCGACACCTGAGCGACGTCTGGCAGGTCTCAAGGAACTGGTACGAGTCACACGTCCGGGTGGACTGGTGCTAGTTTACGTCTGGGCCTTGGAACAGGAGGCAAAGAAGGTTAAAAAGTCAGATTTAAAGGAAGTGGAATTCACAGCAAAAGATTATCCAGAAAGAAACGGAAACAAGGGCGGTAGCTTAAGAGAAAACTACGTTTCAGAAGAACTTCCTACGAGGATAGAAAACTTCCCAAGTAGTTCCGAAAATTCGACTGATTGTTATTTCTCAAGGCTGCGGGTTAATGCCAGTCGAGAAGCGTTTGAGCAGCAAGATTTGTTTGTACCATGGAAATATAGTGGACCAGGCAAACAGCAAGAGAAGCAGGAAAGGGCAAAGGGAAAGaaagatgatgacgtcacaggaGGTCACGTGTTTCACCGGTACTATCACGTGTTCCAAGATGGCGAGCTTCGGGAACTTTGTAATCAAGTCAGTGACGTAACAGTGGAGAAACTTTACTACGATAAGGGAAATTGGTGTGTAGTACTCAGAAAAGAACACAAAGACGAggggaaattaaaaaatgaaacttaGTGGATTTTCATGGTTCTCAATCTTGCCTGGTGGATTTTGCAGAGCCTattgatatttaaaaaaatcttttattggcTACGCTTGTTTAGTCAAGATGGCGATAAATTGGCTTCAAtttttttagcgttttcatgGATCAAGACTGCCGCATTCGCTTCGGTCCATGAAGACGAAGGGGAAGAAAACTCGGTCAATATCAGGCCATCTTGACCTCtcgcttggtcaataacacgTATTTATATAATTTGTAAAGTCAAAGTGTGTCTTTAAAATGaagattaaaatattttatttcactcACAACTTTCGTCAAACCGTCTCATAGTTGAGTGTacatactttttttctttttttttgtgaataagcgcaagacagagaaaaaaaaattgcatcacTGACAGGATTCGATCCGCGAAACGTTACCCGCCTTGTAGAATCTCGCGCTGGTGACACATTAATTTACCGAGCTTAAAATTAACCATCTTTCCCTATTCTATAACTCTAAGAAATGCGTTATCCATctcatttttttatgtaaaaatatcAATTTGGTTGTGTGACGCCTGAAAAGTCGGTTACAAACTTTCAATttccaaaactttaaaaagacaCGCTCTTTACCTTTCAGTTTCCGAACACACACTTAACTATTTTGTGAGAAAACTGcaaatacatttttattttccgCCTACAGGAAAACCTTGttgaaggcaatcgcttttatTTTCTGTGCTTTCGTCGCGTTTATAGTCTAAGGCCACTTTTATCACTTCATCAGATTTTCGACGGATAGCATCTTTTAACTGCGAAAGTACAAAAATCAAGCTCAAATCAAACCGGTCAGCGATTTGCCCATTCGTTTTCCATGTCCCTAATACGGTCCCAGAAGTCTCTGCAAAAGTTAACTCGTCCCAGTTTCCTTGTCATTTGTGAAGTGGCGAGTGCAGACTATGACGTTTGCTTCCTCGGTAAAATCACCCAGAATGCTTAGTGTCAGCTTTCAGGTAAATATTCCATAAAACGAATTTTCTGTTCTCGATTCTTAAAACTGATGTTGTGGGAACTATGGTGAAGGTAAAATGAATGAACTGGAAGCGAGATAACATGTGTTACAAAGCGCTTAAAATTGGCGCATTTCCGCTTCAGCGAGTAGAAGAGACTGTGGACTAGGGAATAGCCGTGAAGTCATTTGTGCCTCACTGATTCACTTATTTAACAAGTGTTTGAGAGAAATTAAACTTGTTAAGTAAAATATTACAGAGAATGGGTTGGAATGTTActgaaagacaagaaaaagacGACCTGGAATCATTGAACAGTAAAGAGGAAAACATGGAACAagtaaatgacgtcacaaggGCATTTTGGCCGAACGTCGGAAAGTTTTGGTTTTAGATAGGATTTTTGAACAAAGAATAATAGTGAATACtgaagagagaaaaacaaacaaacaaatgagaTAGAAtctatgtaaaaagtaaagaggCTGGTCGTAGGACTTAAAGGAGACTAGGAATAGTTAAAACTCAATTTTTGGTACAAAAaccttttctgtttttcttatAACCATTTTATTAGCATATTTTAATTATACAAACATCCATTATGTACAGTATATTGCAACTTATGATGGCAGTATTAAACTGAAACATCTctttaaacaagaaaaagattgtgtgtgtttttttacaatttatacATAAAGATATACACTATGAGGGCGAGATTTGACTTACGTATTCTCAAAAACTAGACACCTCgcaaagcttcattttactttttttcaccagaaaactAAACACGGTTATTTATATCGAAGGAGGTCAAGCCCTCTCCCGatttcaaaatgataaaacttctaatatTTGAGAACTTGTTTTCGTCACTCCGAcattagcgctaaaactcgtagcaGATTGACGACGGCTATCGtcttttcccgccaaaatgacgatgGTTCACGCCCGAGCACTACTTAGTGGTGAGAAAATTGTAGTCGTCCTCGCTTTAGAATCTAAAAGTCTTTATTAACCATTTCACTCCCAGCAGTCCTTCAAATTAAAGAATAACACCTGATACAGGCCCGTTTGCAGAATACTGACAAACAAatagtactgctgaagaggatTTATTCCATTGGTGATACCATACGATTTGGTGCAGCGACTCAAAAACTTGGATCTAGGTACAAGACGATAGAATTACATACAAACCAAATCAGGAGCACCATGTGAAAATGCGAATGAAGAGGTTTAATTTAAGTGGAACCAcgacaggatttcatccacagactcaaaagttagaactacatacaaaacaaatagtgccatgtgaaagtactgctgaagaggtctcatttgaatagtaacaccataggatttcaccaacaaactcaaaagttagaacaacatgcaaaacaaatagtaccatgttAAACAACAgctgaaaaggtttcatttcaatggttactgtgaAATCTTCTGTTACAAGCATTGTTTTTATAAGCAAAATATAACTAAAGCAAATACTTTTGAAACTACGTCGTACAATTCTCGTTAGGATAGCTATATTAGaagacaattgaaaataaacatATTTAACTGTACACATATAGTCCTTGTAACCTTCGCAGGTTTAAATCCTCCCTTCATGTCAGTTCATTTCTGGGAGTTCTTCCTTTGGTCAATTCTTAAATAAGGTGACACCACATATCTGTAGGAGTTGACAGAGTCATTTTTTGGTAATGAAATATTCTCATTCTGGGTGATAATGTATTTGATCTCACCAAAGTTTTTGTGGCCTCAATATTCATATCTCGTCTCCAGACATATCTTCTGTTGTGTTCATGGACTCGTTTCTTTCTCCAGCCGCTAGAGAAAAATTCTCCTGTTCTTCCTCCTCTTCAACatcctcttcttcttcatcatctcCATCGCCGAACGGAAAATCATCTTCTTCATCACTCTCGCTTTCACTGTGCTCGAGATCTTGTAGTAAAATGCTCTCGAACTGACTTACATCCTGAGAGTCTTGCTCGCTTTCAGGTTGTGGCTGCGATCCAAGACTTTCGTGTTTACTGTAGCTTCGAGAAGTACTCTCTTCATCGTCGTAGCCTTCGATGTCGACTTCCTCTTCTTCGAAATCGGCATCTAGGCGAGAAGCTAGAGAGaataaaatgaacaacaaaaattaagagCTTAGTTTCTTTACAGGATGTGgtgttttcaaaggtttttgcTACATTCAGttgcaaaaatatattttacattttaaagaAGAATGTTGATTTTGCTCACCCACGTAAGGGAGCGCCAACACGATAAAAACACGCGCAAAACTTGCCATTATCATGCAGTTGTCACTCATTTTCCTCAGCATCGTGtgaaaggggagggggatcGGGCATAACTACAGGGTCTGACTAGTGACCTCGAAAATTTGGGTAAAAGATTAATCggagaaaacaatgaaacgcAACTCAAATTCACGTAAAAATCACATAAAAGTGATTTCCATCCCAGAGGAGAACGTTTTCAGTAAAACCCCTGGGGTAAGCCCGATATTCCTTGGGGGAAACCACTGACGGGGGTATTATGTCTTACATTGATCCATCGCCGAGACAGGAGTGCTCAAGTCTGCCCTGAAATCCCGGTATTCCTCGCCAGTGGTGTCCAGTTCCTCCACGTCCATCAGGCTGTCTTCTTCTTTCATGTAGCCTTCTGGGAAGTCGTCCATACTATTTTCTTGTGACCACTCTGGGCCTGCGACCGACGGCGGCTGACTGGCAGCATATGATGACGTGTCGTCTCCTGGAGTTagcagaatttcattttcccacTTGCTTAACTGTTCGTCATTCTGTTAAGGGTAGAGAAAGCGTATTGAGTTTTAGCAATTACCGAGTTCCAGTATCATGCGCATACCACAAATCTGCATTTTGGCGGGTCAGGAAGTTTGTGAACAAATGGGATAGATAGTATTCGCCACTCCATAGACTATAGGCAAAGTGGGCAAAAGCTTTCGGTACAAAGATTTCTGCAATCATTGGGGTAGACAGGCGTTAGTTATGATTTGTCGATCCACCCAAACAATCTGACCCAGGCGGCATCCACGCCTTGTATACACCGTTTTAAGGAAaattccttttcttcttttttatcaCCAATTTAATCGCCTATTTTGGTGTTTCTTAAACCTAGAAGGCTATTCGACGGATCTGACCAGTAGAAAAATtgtaaaaccaaaacaaagattaaaaaatacagaaattGCCAGAATGAGATGCATTCATATTTTCACTGACGCACAAGAGCAcacttcattattttttattcggTGTCTAATGTTTACCTCCTTAAGGACATCCTCACAAAAGTGGACCAGTTTTTCGGCCATCTTGGAAAAGTCATGATTTTCACCTGTAAAATAGTAAACCAAGGATCAACAGGGTGAAATGCAATAAAAGTAAGCCTATACAAACTGGTTTTCCTCACAAACTAGAGCAAAGAAACTTCGACACGCAAAATCTCGAGTCACATTGATAggctaattttctttttctcccaaACGTCCCAAAAGTTAAAAACTCCGCCTTCAAAGCATTCCTTTTTTTACAAGTATTGTCGAGAAAATGACCGCAGATTCATCTAATTTTGTCTGGAATAATCCCAGAGTCTAAAGGACTCAGTGGAACACCCCCATAGTAAATCTAAGAAAAAAATCCTCCGGGACTTTAACATACCGTTATAGAGGACACTGTTCCGATGCATCATTCGTACGTGTTCCATAAATTCGTCTCTGTTTTGGTAGGCGTGGCCTTGCACTTGCTGGGTTAAGAcgcaaaacaaaaatcaattaATGCAAGAAGAGAGAAGATTGTAAGTGTacaagttaaaagaaaaagaaagaagaaagaatctCATTCTATGATTCTGTAGCCTACAGAACAAGCGCTATTTTTTCCCGTTCTTCCGGCGAGCGAGGTACGAAGCATGCGTGGAGTGACAGACAATTTCGCGCTGCCCTTTTCTCGCCTGATAAACCCGAAAAAGGCCTGTTCTGCAGGTTAGTGATTCTGTAAAATATTGCAAAGCAATAACTGCTGCGGGAAGGGATGACCTAACAGGTTGCATTAATTGCTCCATAACTTCGCCTACAGACTCCGAAGTTAGAACACAATTCATGTTTCCATAATTGGCCAAGGTGTTCCTCAGGGTTGACCACTTCTGCTGTGGTGGACATCTGCATCTTCAGCTGGTGACTGTGGTTAAATGTTGTTccacacttgaaacaaaaaatgacaCTGACAATGCGCTCGGCTCAGGATTCCAGATCAAATGGAAACTCAGAAATGTTAGAGTTTTTTAGGAAGGAGGAAAGTCCCAACTACCGGGGAAACACCCTCGGTGCAAAGACGAGAACCGACAACAAACCGACATTCGACGCCCGGCAGAACAAtaggttaaaaaagaaaaaaaaatgcactttttatttgagtgtcaatgtatttagcacgaaagtgctaattggtgacactatttttacgtctcctaatggagacgggaccgccattttgcGTGGTTATCCGAGcaacgcgaaggtctagccgcttgcagggcaaagggagtaccttcacttctcagttattttaagaccctgagtaatggtccggccccgggaatcgaacccgcgacctcccgctctgcagtcaaacgctctaccgactgagctaatcctgccacggtgagctaatcctgccactGGAACAAAGAGTTGCTTGGTAAATAAGCTGGGCTCTTGTCGGTGATTACCTGTCTTATGGTAGAAAGGTCGATTGGTGTCTTAACTACATCATAATAATCAGGAACTTGCTTGGACGACACTGGCTTTTGGAAAGGCCAACTCTGCGAAGTTAAAACGACAGGTTACAACATAAATAAAGACAAGGCAATTAATCTGCAATTGGATTCATGACTTTAACCAGGAGAcaaattgttttttctctcaGTTTTGTTCCCGGTTCCTTCAAGTTCTCTCCTTTTTGATGTCGGGGATAAAATATCACAACATCTCCAACTGGAGAGAACTCATTGagagaagaaggaaaattaTTGCCATTAAAATTTGGGACAATCTAGTACTCAGACCTCACTCTCATTTGATTTCTCATCTCTGAAGTCCGGGCACGACGTAGGTTTTGAAAAGCAAACTCTCAATCACGTGAATCTGTCCAGAGAGTATCCTGGAATTCCAAGTTAATTGGACGAAAAAACAGATCAACCTGGCCTTGTTCTCCCATCCTACTTCTTGGTGTTTTGATATCCTGCTGAAACAGTCTTTTTCATGTTTGATATGCCTCATCTAACGGAATGTTATTTCTTATTTCAAGACTGCTTACCTCTGGCAAAGCCTTCACCTGCGCGACAAGATTTTCCAGGATGAAAGAGAACGCAATCTGGCAAGTTTAATGATGAAtaagttaataaataaataaatgaataaagaaaagaCAACGAAACAAACAGCTACAAAAAAAAGACTACGGTAGCCTTTAAGCTTTCAGACCTATAAGGTCGTAGTTGACGAATCATAACTGTACCCAAGACTAAAATATGATTCCTTAGCCGCCTCGACAGAAGGTTCTGTTGGACAATCTCTCTCTGTTTAGGTAGGTGAACGTCACTTATATTTGAAGTTACCTGTGGATCGTCACTCAGTAATGGATTGATCTCTTTTTCCAACTGAattatctcttcttctttcTGTAAAGATGCACAAAAGAGAATTACAACAGCAGAAAGTTAACGTAACGTAAatcaattaaaagaaaagagaacaaaaacggTTAACAGAGCTAAACTAATCTGAGCCTTCGATTAAGTATTCCCGCTTAAGTAATAATTTTCTAGATTTTCAGCTGTCTTTTATCTCGGGAGTCTCTTTTTATTGAAATATATAATTATCTGTTGCAAATAGTTGTGCTTCGATACAGGGAAATTTCAAACATGCAgccattttcattttctatgagGGACTAAATAGTTGCATTCAAGACAATGTTATGTTTCAACAACAGAGACAACATAACGTCACAAAATTTGACGGTGTGGGGacttttaaggtaaaaaatgaGCGACGGTCACACCAAATTCCTTCTTTTACCGTCATAATAACtgaacaacaataataatactatCGCAGCATCCTAATACACAGTGACTGACCTCACTCAAAGCCTTGTTACAGACATCCACCATTTTCTGCGCTGTTGCGGTGTATGCATGGTTGGGTCCTGAAAATAAAACAACCCAGGCCTTACATGACTGATTGAATCTCATCAAGTATCACATATTGGATTTAGGGAGTGGACCGGAGGGACCGAGGATAGGGTGGCAAGCGGCCCGCCCCCTTcccctttctgaattttttggATCCACCCCTGTGTTAAAAAATTACACTAAAAGCTCTACAATACTTAACTCACCGTTGTACAAAACGCTGTTTGAGACTATCAAGGTTGCGTGTTCAAAAAACTCTTCCCTTGACAGGTACTTACATTTCCGAAGGTTCTGGAAAAAGTAAATAGAAAATTAGAGCAAACTCAAGAGAGGTAGTTCGTATTGATTTTATTTCCCCCAAACCTAACGCTAAGTGGTTTGACCAATTAATGGAAACATTGTAAATTCCCCGGCGATCATGCTTAACTTCACGCGTCGAGCACTGTTATCAGTGGTATCAGTATTTTCCGCGCTGAGCATTGCTcatttttcttccaatttttttccgCGTTGGCGACAGTTACTGATAATTTCGTGCCTGGTGTTCTCTTCGGCACTGGTCACAGATTTTCCCGCGAAAGCCTAGAACTGGTGTCAACGatgtcttttgaagaaataaaatacgATTTTCCGCTTGGAACATTCCGACGGAGAAACCAGGGGCGTTGTCCATTTACCAAAAAGTTTTGGAAATTTCAGTGGCAATTTGACGATCCGAAAAGTCGTGTTCTGTTTATCGGATTTTCCAGAAACTTTTTGCAAATGGTGAACagttataaatttataaaaaaaatatgcttttaTACGCACCTCTCGCATGGTTTGTAGATCCATGGGAATTTTAACAATTTTGTGATAATCCGgaacagtttttattgaaacaGGCTGGTGGAATGGCCACGTCTGTAAACCGAAATTTTCAAACAtaaatgttgtagttaattttttttctcaggtaatttttatttttctcaacaTTACCTTAcccacaaacaaaagaaaaacaaaaattacctgagataaaaaaattaactacaacataaacCTTACAGAAGTGTTACTGCTGTCCTTAATCCTTCTAAACAATTTATACTTTCATCAGACTTCTTAGCTTATCTCCAACATCTTAATTAAATGACAAGATGTAAGATAAATTGGCTTACATCGTCAActtctttcattttattaagAATTCCCTCAAACAAGGCTTGTAAGGCCACCTGAAAGATAAACGCAACAAACTTGATGGTAAACAAGTTCAAACTTTTCCAGGGAGGATGTTTTCGGTTAAGAAGTTTCTATTGGCTTACTAAATGATCGAATATATTCATAACAATTCGGCATAAATGTAGAACCAACAGCTCCACGTGAGAATTCTGTTTCCGTTCCTGtttgatagattttttaaatctTAAATGACCATCCCcttcccctcaaaagtcaaatggtcgtcCGATCGCAGGAGGGAAGGGAGACGAAATGCCTTCTCGGTTACGTCCgacattttgtcatttttcgaCATACAAGCTGCTCAGAACTATTTAGGGTCTTGCCACAGacaatctaataaaaaaatataatttgcttCAGGCGAAGAAGAACGTTTTAAAAAGGGTTAGCGGTTTTCGGCCAACATGCTGTCAGAGCAAAACTTACCTCAGGATTGGCTCTACGACGGTTGATAGATTTGCGAGGTTTCTATgcatatagaaaaaaaaagattgttaaAACATGCCACGAGAAACTTTAAGGCCCGCACGGAAAAACTCTGGTGGGGCAGTTCAGTACATTTATATAAATATGCTGAAAATACCGAGAATATTACCTTTAAGTAATCACAATGCATTACTCCTGAGCGCCTCTTTTTTCGAACTAAGAAcgtaaattaaaagaaagtgaaTAAGTATTTTCATAAATCCATAGTTTATACTTCATGAGTAAAATTCAACCGCCAAAAAGAAAGCAGTTAAATTGCTTTCTCACCAGATTCCTTTGGAAAGCGCAGCACAAGTGATTTCCGTTTTAACTCGTTCGTTCTGAAAAAAAGTCACACATTCAAGGTGAATTTTCCGACTGCTACTCTTCGTAGGCACGTGGCTCTGACATCAGCTTATA is a genomic window containing:
- the LOC140948474 gene encoding tRNA (carboxymethyluridine(34)-5-O)-methyltransferase alkbh8-like, producing MATSNVIKSCASKLTKAEKKALRKQTRLVNSLRRHNADLASISEIPTRHLMIGNGGLMCGIQRGQLVSLFQKFGNIERILMFPGRSFSFLSFEYVNESMKAMKAVHGRVLDCPSEFPRPEVTFYLSFLASVPDDVSIENQAKPSGLFLVEDFVSRVEEEELIKALGWGSDSCDSEYQGTANQQLRHRRVKHFGYEFLYGTNNVDKSNPLHDGIPSVCDVVLERIQQHVAFRPDQMTVNEYKPGQGIPPHVDTHSAFEDGIASISLGSQVTMEFRHPDGRHVPVILPRRSLLVMTGESRYLWSHGITPRKHDIIYDTQSTSSKGADISENVRDVCTSNEGAETGTTLFERETRISLTLRKIRHTPCNCCFPSQCDSQTEDKSSSQVPPASDVPKSEVEAENLEKLHVHEVYEKIAPHFSGTRHSPWPRVADFLRQQPVGSLVADVGCGNGKYLGINDNIFKTGSDRSFNLAAICRERGFSVIVCDILSLPYRSNAFDVCLCIAVLHHLSTPERRLAGLKELVRVTRPGGLVLVYVWALEQEAKKVKKSDLKEVEFTAKDYPERNGNKGGSLRENYVSEELPTRIENFPSSSENSTDCYFSRLRVNASREAFEQQDLFVPWKYSGPGKQQEKQERAKGKKDDDVTGGHVFHRYYHVFQDGELRELCNQVSDVTVEKLYYDKGNWCVVLRKEHKDEGKLKNET